One genomic window of Methanospirillum lacunae includes the following:
- a CDS encoding HdeD family acid-resistance protein → MDTDRILAVFLSLVALLFGIVAVTSPGIVFDFLVLIIGIIFLLVGILTAGVALSAESGTSKMILFGSGLISIVIGLLAIISPYVATIAIGYLIALWLVINGLLTVAYAVSIQWEKHRIFTGFVGIISFLIGIFLFINPGAGTALLTMILGIFFIAYGVLSLIVSLFYWKV, encoded by the coding sequence ATGGATACTGATAGAATTCTAGCAGTGTTTTTGAGTCTAGTTGCTCTCTTATTCGGGATAGTCGCTGTAACATCACCAGGGATCGTATTTGATTTTCTGGTTCTGATTATCGGCATTATCTTCCTGTTAGTGGGAATTTTAACAGCGGGGGTTGCACTGTCTGCAGAGAGTGGGACGTCAAAGATGATCCTGTTTGGGTCTGGTCTTATTAGCATCGTAATAGGTCTTCTTGCAATTATCTCACCCTACGTTGCCACCATCGCGATAGGTTATCTGATTGCTTTGTGGCTAGTGATAAATGGTCTGCTTACAGTTGCGTATGCAGTCTCAATTCAATGGGAAAAGCATCGGATCTTCACAGGATTTGTAGGAATAATCAGTTTTCTGATCGGTATTTTTCTGTTCATAAACCCGGGTGCCGGAACTGCTCTTCTGACTATGATACTGGGCATTTTCTTCATTGCATACGGGGTCTTGTCTTTGATTGTGAGCCTTTTTTACTGGAAGGTATAA
- a CDS encoding M13 family metallopeptidase: MVKVLLFLAILLPLLIQAGYANTTIVSGPFTLDTGVNPGDDLFGYVNNPWIENHPVPENKSSYTAFTEVEEKTLEQLRILFEHEADDYATGQESLIGKFYSNGMDTGSIDRQDLSPLKRELTSIDEVSSHSDLMNVSVLLVQEGIFPFFLYYSDQDPMNSSYIISQVEQGGLGLPDRDYYFRNNTGSRKIREEYRRHIKNTFLLMNENETEADCDARAVYRIEEEIASSHYTEIENRDPWNTTHILSWNDLNSQYPNISWDTLSSINGSGKSDRVNVHQISAVSKLDQMLMEVPLNDWKKFLKFKFVDSLSESLSKAFEEEHFNFYGRILDGVNTPEPRWKRVLATVDAGISEEVGRRYVENYFNSSVREKAKNISHTIRLELRERIQNLTWMENSTRNAAVEKLDAMDEKIGYPDNWMDYSDLNLSDSYARNILETNHHKLIHGPMGLEKIGGTVDRTAWLMSPQTTNAYYSPGRNEIVFPAAMLQPPFFDPAENDSINYGGIGAVMGHEMTHGFDDQGGQYDKDGNLRNWWDSTDTAKFVVQERLIIDQVNRFEAAPGVFINGNLTVGEDVADFGGLTLAYHAWDKNGRDVIDEPNSNNITPVREFFMSFARSMQGNATDQFLRASALTGQHPWNKFRVNGAPFNVPEFYNAFPEVGPGNPLYRAPEERPVIW; the protein is encoded by the coding sequence ATGGTTAAGGTTTTACTGTTTTTGGCTATCCTTCTCCCCTTGTTGATACAGGCAGGGTATGCGAATACTACTATTGTGTCAGGCCCGTTCACCCTTGATACCGGGGTAAACCCGGGAGATGATCTCTTTGGATATGTGAATAATCCCTGGATTGAGAATCACCCGGTTCCTGAAAACAAGAGTTCGTATACTGCTTTTACAGAGGTTGAGGAGAAAACCCTTGAACAATTACGAATCCTGTTTGAGCACGAGGCTGATGATTATGCTACGGGACAAGAGAGTTTGATCGGCAAATTTTACTCAAATGGAATGGATACAGGGTCCATCGATCGTCAGGATCTCTCTCCACTGAAAAGGGAACTAACCTCGATCGATGAGGTATCTTCACACAGCGATCTCATGAATGTCTCTGTCCTGCTGGTCCAGGAGGGGATTTTTCCATTTTTTCTCTACTATTCAGACCAGGATCCTATGAACTCCTCGTATATTATTTCTCAGGTTGAACAGGGTGGGCTTGGTCTGCCTGACCGTGATTACTACTTCCGCAATAATACTGGCAGTAGAAAAATCAGGGAGGAATACCGGCGTCATATCAAAAATACCTTCCTCTTGATGAACGAGAATGAGACTGAAGCTGATTGTGATGCCCGGGCTGTGTACAGGATAGAAGAAGAGATTGCCTCTTCCCATTATACAGAGATTGAGAACAGGGATCCCTGGAATACTACCCATATCCTTTCATGGAATGATCTGAACTCGCAGTACCCTAACATCAGTTGGGATACTCTGTCATCAATCAACGGATCCGGGAAATCAGACCGGGTTAATGTGCATCAGATTTCAGCAGTGAGCAAACTAGATCAAATGCTCATGGAAGTACCCCTAAATGACTGGAAAAAATTCCTTAAGTTCAAATTTGTAGATTCACTGTCTGAATCTCTTTCCAAGGCGTTTGAAGAAGAACATTTCAATTTTTACGGACGTATTCTCGATGGAGTAAATACACCGGAGCCGAGATGGAAACGGGTTCTTGCTACGGTTGACGCAGGAATCTCTGAAGAGGTCGGAAGGCGGTATGTAGAAAATTATTTCAACTCCAGTGTCAGGGAAAAAGCGAAAAATATCTCCCATACTATCAGGTTAGAACTTCGTGAGAGGATTCAGAACCTAACCTGGATGGAAAATTCCACTCGTAATGCCGCGGTTGAAAAACTTGATGCTATGGATGAAAAGATTGGATATCCAGATAACTGGATGGATTACTCAGATCTGAACCTTTCTGATTCGTATGCCCGCAACATCCTTGAAACAAATCACCACAAGTTGATCCACGGTCCTATGGGGCTTGAAAAGATTGGAGGAACTGTGGATCGGACAGCCTGGCTGATGTCTCCCCAGACCACGAATGCATATTACTCACCAGGCCGCAATGAGATCGTCTTCCCTGCGGCTATGCTTCAACCCCCTTTCTTTGACCCTGCAGAGAATGATTCGATTAATTACGGAGGGATAGGGGCTGTGATGGGTCATGAGATGACACATGGATTTGATGATCAGGGTGGTCAGTATGATAAGGATGGCAACCTTCGGAACTGGTGGGATTCAACCGATACTGCGAAATTTGTAGTCCAGGAACGCCTGATCATTGATCAGGTTAATCGGTTTGAAGCGGCTCCTGGTGTTTTTATAAACGGGAACCTGACGGTCGGTGAGGATGTTGCTGACTTTGGCGGACTTACCCTTGCGTACCATGCCTGGGATAAAAATGGTCGTGATGTCATTGATGAGCCGAACTCTAATAATATTACGCCTGTAAGGGAATTTTTTATGTCTTTTGCAAGGAGTATGCAGGGAAACGCCACTGATCAATTTCTCCGCGCCAGTGCATTAACAGGGCAGCACCCATGGAATAAGTTCAGGGTGAATGGGGCACCGTTTAACGTCCCTGAATTTTATAATGCATTTCCTGAAGTTGGGCCTGGAAATCCGCTTTACCGGGCCCCTGAAGAACGACCAGTTATTTGGTAA
- a CDS encoding DUF1894 domain-containing protein: protein MGCLESLPYEVLLAKISFKEAREYLARFPEKYDVEPGYKMFEVRIIGVPPIRVAVDGDAIIFPFTKPCHGTFLVKVPDGREEIERLRKKK, encoded by the coding sequence ATGGGATGCCTAGAATCACTCCCCTATGAAGTACTTCTTGCAAAGATCTCTTTCAAGGAAGCACGGGAATACCTTGCAAGGTTTCCGGAAAAATATGATGTGGAGCCGGGGTATAAAATGTTTGAAGTGAGGATCATCGGAGTTCCCCCAATTCGGGTTGCAGTGGACGGGGATGCAATAATCTTCCCTTTTACCAAGCCTTGTCATGGAACCTTTTTAGTCAAGGTCCCAGACGGAAGAGAAGAGATTGAGAGACTCAGAAAGAAAAAGTAG
- a CDS encoding 2,5-diamino-6-(ribosylamino)-4(3H)-pyrimidinone 5'-phosphate reductase: MRPYILVNVAVSADGKLSTRERRQVKISGTDDFARVDIIKSGADAIMVGIGTILADDPSLTVKSPERIADRLSTGRPEHPIRIIIDSKARTPPNAKILHKGPGKRIVAVSSAAPEERIAALSPHAEIISTGSEEVDLVVLMEKLGSQGIKRLMVEGGGTLIAGLFNAGLVDQLSMFIGNIIIGGSSAPTLADGPGWTQETDFTKLELMQIQQLDQGVQIDWRVRR; encoded by the coding sequence ATGAGACCATACATACTGGTTAATGTAGCTGTATCAGCAGATGGGAAATTATCTACCAGGGAACGCAGACAGGTAAAGATTTCAGGCACGGATGATTTTGCCCGTGTTGATATTATAAAGTCGGGTGCAGACGCCATCATGGTGGGGATTGGGACCATTCTTGCTGATGATCCATCCCTCACTGTAAAATCACCAGAGCGAATTGCAGACCGGCTTAGCACAGGCAGGCCCGAACACCCTATAAGAATAATTATCGACAGCAAGGCAAGAACACCTCCGAATGCTAAGATCCTCCACAAAGGGCCGGGAAAACGAATAGTAGCGGTATCTTCTGCAGCTCCGGAAGAAAGAATTGCTGCGCTCAGTCCTCATGCTGAGATCATCTCTACCGGATCTGAAGAAGTGGACCTTGTAGTTCTTATGGAAAAACTTGGAAGTCAGGGGATAAAGCGGCTCATGGTTGAGGGAGGAGGAACACTCATAGCAGGTCTCTTTAACGCAGGTCTTGTTGACCAACTCAGCATGTTTATAGGGAATATTATCATAGGAGGATCAAGTGCTCCCACTCTTGCGGATGGACCAGGATGGACACAGGAGACCGACTTTACCAAACTCGAACTAATGCAGATTCAGCAGTTGGATCAGGGGGTGCAGATCGACTGGAGAGTCAGACGATAG
- a CDS encoding response regulator produces the protein MEGGIFIVEDNPVINDLISWRLTELGFSVMGTAEDYQGALEKLETYTPDKRPKLVLMDINLPGEKDGIMAAEEIQSKFSIPIVYISSVMDDPTIERAKLTKPRGFIVKPFTDNQLKATVEMALQK, from the coding sequence GTGGAAGGCGGAATTTTTATTGTTGAAGATAACCCGGTGATAAACGATCTAATATCGTGGAGGCTGACTGAACTTGGGTTCTCGGTCATGGGAACTGCAGAGGATTATCAGGGTGCACTTGAAAAATTAGAGACATACACCCCTGATAAGCGACCTAAACTTGTGCTGATGGATATTAACCTCCCTGGAGAGAAAGATGGGATTATGGCTGCAGAGGAGATTCAAAGTAAGTTCTCAATCCCCATTGTGTACATCAGTTCAGTCATGGATGATCCAACAATAGAAAGAGCTAAGCTCACCAAACCACGGGGCTTTATTGTAAAACCCTTCACTGACAACCAGCTCAAAGCAACAGTTGAGATGGCACTGCAAAAATAA
- the hisH gene encoding imidazole glycerol phosphate synthase subunit HisH: MSKIAIVDYGLGNLRSVSKALEKVGGNVSITGNLDEIRAADGIILPGVGAFHEGMARLSDLQTALLEAQGQVPVLGICLGMQMLMDFSEEHGLSAGLGLIPGTARRFKRTQGYKIPHMGWNQVSLSQDDDPLYSGIPDGSFFYFVHSYWADSPDQYLVTSTEYINRFASSIRNGTVWGTQFHPEKSGEAGLQILENYIGMV, encoded by the coding sequence ATGAGTAAGATCGCAATCGTTGATTATGGTCTTGGTAACCTGCGCAGTGTCAGCAAAGCTCTGGAAAAAGTTGGTGGGAATGTCAGTATCACTGGAAATCTAGATGAAATCCGTGCTGCAGACGGGATTATCCTCCCAGGAGTTGGAGCCTTTCATGAGGGTATGGCCAGACTCTCTGATCTGCAAACAGCCCTCCTTGAAGCGCAGGGACAGGTACCTGTTCTAGGTATTTGTCTGGGTATGCAAATGCTCATGGATTTTTCAGAAGAGCATGGTCTTTCTGCCGGTCTCGGTCTTATTCCCGGAACTGCGCGCCGATTCAAGCGAACCCAGGGGTACAAAATCCCACATATGGGCTGGAACCAGGTTTCACTATCACAGGATGATGATCCCCTCTATAGCGGGATTCCGGATGGGTCGTTCTTTTACTTTGTGCATTCGTACTGGGCTGATTCACCTGACCAGTACTTGGTGACATCAACCGAGTATATCAACCGCTTCGCCTCATCAATAAGGAATGGAACTGTTTGGGGAACCCAGTTTCATCCTGAAAAGAGTGGGGAGGCTGGTCTTCAAATCCTTGAGAACTATATTGGAATGGTCTGA
- a CDS encoding phosphoadenosine phosphosulfate reductase domain-containing protein: MGGLYHGKILLHWCDNCHAPVMADRCACGAEARSVPVTPPGDARPAFPDDILFINNLFLDRFGIILIPEGWVALVNKVPDKDRMEEIVVGGAVVGAIRYLPEAGRWDALPRPEAALIQKPEKRYVIVDDGAGPSIREGASLLAPGFVSCDPGIAAGDEVFMLTRSGECVGVGRMKVDADEASVMERGQIVRSRKNIRSQFTPGSATWDEVVAANKDVLIRLESATKQFIEEHIGPYAHLPTSVSYSGGKDSLASLLVVMNTFRKLPILFIDTGMEFPSTYENVRQVTEKYGLECIMVDSMGEFWREFEVQGPPAVDCRWCCKTAKLEPLRKFIESTWAECVSFVGQRKYESASRAKNPRVWRNAFVRNQICLAPIHNWTAMHVWLYIFREKAPYNEMYAHGVDRMGCYMCPASDMAILERIQSHVPELWKEWEEKMEGWRVRHELPESWMTEGTWRVRNDRSQEEPESFARHDAQTGRGRRSGRSG, encoded by the coding sequence ATGGGTGGACTCTATCACGGCAAAATTCTCCTGCACTGGTGCGATAATTGTCATGCTCCAGTCATGGCAGACCGGTGTGCCTGTGGAGCTGAAGCGCGATCAGTTCCGGTAACACCCCCCGGGGATGCAAGACCTGCCTTTCCAGATGATATCCTGTTTATAAACAATCTCTTCCTTGATCGGTTTGGTATCATCTTGATTCCAGAGGGCTGGGTGGCTCTTGTTAATAAGGTTCCAGACAAGGATCGGATGGAAGAGATTGTTGTTGGGGGGGCAGTTGTAGGAGCGATTAGATATCTTCCAGAGGCTGGGAGATGGGATGCACTCCCACGACCAGAAGCCGCCCTTATTCAGAAGCCTGAAAAACGGTACGTGATCGTTGATGATGGTGCAGGCCCATCAATCAGGGAAGGGGCAAGTCTTCTTGCTCCCGGATTTGTCAGTTGTGATCCTGGTATCGCAGCAGGTGATGAGGTATTTATGCTCACCAGATCGGGTGAGTGTGTCGGTGTTGGAAGGATGAAAGTGGATGCTGATGAGGCGTCTGTGATGGAACGCGGGCAGATCGTCAGAAGCCGTAAGAATATCAGATCCCAATTCACCCCTGGATCTGCAACCTGGGATGAGGTGGTTGCAGCTAACAAGGATGTGCTGATTCGGCTTGAGTCTGCAACAAAGCAGTTTATTGAGGAACATATAGGTCCCTATGCCCACCTTCCAACCAGTGTTTCCTACTCAGGAGGAAAAGACAGCCTTGCCAGCCTTCTTGTAGTGATGAATACCTTTCGGAAACTGCCGATCCTGTTTATCGACACAGGCATGGAATTTCCCTCAACATATGAGAACGTCAGGCAGGTAACAGAAAAGTATGGGCTTGAGTGTATCATGGTTGACTCAATGGGTGAGTTCTGGCGTGAGTTTGAAGTTCAGGGTCCCCCTGCCGTGGATTGCCGGTGGTGTTGCAAAACCGCCAAGCTTGAACCTCTTAGGAAATTTATCGAGAGTACCTGGGCCGAGTGTGTCTCATTTGTAGGGCAGAGGAAGTACGAGTCTGCATCCCGTGCTAAAAATCCCCGTGTCTGGCGCAATGCTTTTGTCCGCAATCAGATCTGTCTAGCTCCTATCCATAACTGGACTGCCATGCATGTCTGGCTTTATATCTTCAGGGAGAAAGCGCCGTATAACGAGATGTATGCCCACGGAGTCGATCGGATGGGGTGCTATATGTGTCCGGCAAGTGATATGGCCATTCTTGAGCGGATTCAGAGTCATGTTCCTGAACTCTGGAAGGAATGGGAAGAAAAGATGGAAGGATGGCGTGTCAGGCACGAACTACCTGAGTCATGGATGACAGAAGGAACATGGCGTGTCAGAAATGATAGAAGTCAGGAAGAACCAGAGTCATTTGCCAGACATGATGCCCAGACTGGAAGGGGAAGGAGATCAGGGAGGTCTGGGTAA
- a CDS encoding transglutaminase-like domain-containing protein, translated as MPLPPLVRPVSVTPYLACSPVISCTDPGIRNRARELIRGTSTEYEQIQCLYTYVRDEISHSVDAGQSQLIWKTTQVMTAGHALCFIKSHLFVSLCRSVGIPAGLCYQRLKKEDGSYVLHGLAAVWIEDDGRWFRLDPRGNKPGVDAQFNPYGIEQIAYPKMEDPGEWLDPHIYPEPWDEIMHLFKISPDISAFINASARIQTPPSQVHRSGSAPPVLV; from the coding sequence ATGCCTCTCCCCCCACTCGTTCGCCCGGTATCGGTAACTCCATACCTGGCATGTTCACCGGTGATATCTTGTACGGATCCTGGAATCCGGAATCGTGCACGTGAATTGATCCGGGGAACAAGTACTGAATACGAACAGATTCAATGCCTTTACACCTACGTACGGGACGAAATATCCCATTCTGTTGATGCGGGACAGTCGCAACTGATTTGGAAAACCACTCAGGTTATGACTGCTGGTCATGCACTCTGTTTCATAAAATCGCACCTGTTTGTGTCTCTTTGCAGATCGGTTGGAATTCCTGCAGGACTCTGCTATCAGAGACTTAAGAAAGAGGACGGTTCATACGTCCTTCATGGACTTGCAGCAGTATGGATCGAGGACGATGGGCGTTGGTTCCGTCTAGATCCGCGAGGAAACAAACCCGGTGTTGATGCCCAGTTCAATCCTTATGGGATTGAACAGATTGCATACCCGAAGATGGAAGATCCAGGGGAATGGCTCGACCCACATATCTATCCAGAACCCTGGGATGAAATTATGCACTTATTCAAGATATCTCCGGATATCTCCGCATTCATTAATGCCTCAGCCCGGATCCAGACCCCTCCCAGTCAAGTCCACCGATCAGGTTCTGCACCCCCGGTTCTGGTGTAA
- a CDS encoding 23S rRNA (pseudouridine(1915)-N(3))-methyltransferase RlmH yields the protein MQIDICAIGKVKEPYLRDGIAEYLKRLSGYCTVKIVEFSEERVKENASVHEIESACQQEGKNLLRAAGQAGYLIAMDPSGISLSSEGLAGLVKRWEINGPHHIAVLIGGPHGLSDEVRDQAGLLLSLSLMTFPHQMARFILLEQIYRAYTINRGLPYHR from the coding sequence ATGCAGATTGATATTTGTGCCATCGGAAAGGTGAAAGAACCATACCTTCGTGATGGTATCGCTGAATACCTTAAACGCCTTTCAGGATATTGTACAGTTAAAATTGTGGAATTTTCTGAGGAACGGGTAAAAGAGAATGCAAGTGTCCATGAGATTGAGTCAGCCTGTCAGCAGGAGGGAAAGAACCTGCTCAGGGCTGCCGGTCAGGCGGGGTACCTGATAGCAATGGATCCATCTGGAATTAGTCTGTCAAGCGAAGGTCTTGCTGGTCTTGTCAAAAGGTGGGAGATAAATGGACCTCATCATATTGCAGTGCTGATTGGGGGTCCGCATGGTTTATCTGATGAAGTAAGAGATCAGGCTGGACTCCTTCTCTCTCTTTCGCTCATGACTTTTCCTCACCAGATGGCCCGTTTCATCCTTCTTGAACAGATCTACCGGGCATACACAATCAACCGGGGGCTTCCCTACCACCGGTAA
- a CDS encoding peroxiredoxin, with translation MPQLSPGDKAPEFALPDQNGKIRSHADFRGSWIILYFYPKDNTSACTAEALAFSAVYEELSEIGVPVVGISPDTVESHQKFVEKHDLHLILLADPSHNTIEAYGAWTLKKMYGREYMGVERSTFLINPNGIIEDFWHKVKVKGHVETVSSRLRELMADEKR, from the coding sequence ATGCCACAACTCTCTCCCGGTGACAAGGCACCAGAATTTGCACTTCCTGACCAGAATGGAAAAATCCGGAGTCATGCTGATTTCCGGGGATCCTGGATTATTCTTTACTTTTACCCAAAGGACAATACATCAGCATGTACTGCTGAAGCACTTGCATTCTCTGCAGTGTACGAAGAACTTTCAGAAATAGGGGTACCGGTGGTTGGGATCAGCCCAGACACCGTGGAGAGCCATCAGAAATTTGTTGAAAAACATGACCTACATCTCATCCTGCTCGCAGATCCTTCGCATAATACTATTGAGGCCTATGGAGCCTGGACATTGAAAAAGATGTATGGCAGGGAATATATGGGTGTTGAACGAAGCACATTTCTGATAAACCCAAACGGAATTATTGAAGATTTTTGGCACAAAGTCAAAGTGAAAGGCCATGTTGAAACAGTCTCATCACGACTCAGGGAATTGATGGCAGACGAAAAGCGATGA
- a CDS encoding DUF128 domain-containing protein translates to MSDPLRFVSHRIEDYAMQVTFEPAKGTGTVVYNLSLIHKEDLDYALSVFRATCEAGVSPSGLIRVLNEGEDNDGYTIPSGQCGLLTLCSTTLDGLLVKRGIPFNPVGGGVVEVIDNIPRRFTHLIKYESTTIDPLQVLISQEITSVLDVMETGTGSLLGNIRECHMEAEDKVEEVLEELSESYFTGILDLGLPNTPCLGVAVDPQYMGVAALGGTNWIAALREEGVHVRMQAMKGVTDISRMEFITDM, encoded by the coding sequence ATGAGCGATCCTCTCAGGTTTGTCAGCCATCGGATCGAGGATTATGCCATGCAGGTCACCTTTGAACCTGCAAAAGGGACCGGGACGGTGGTCTATAACCTCTCACTTATTCACAAAGAGGATCTCGATTACGCTCTTTCAGTGTTCAGGGCTACCTGCGAAGCCGGGGTCTCACCAAGCGGCCTGATAAGAGTGCTCAATGAGGGCGAGGATAACGACGGGTATACAATTCCTTCAGGTCAATGTGGTCTTCTCACGCTTTGCAGCACCACTCTTGATGGACTCCTGGTCAAAAGAGGAATCCCGTTTAACCCGGTTGGAGGAGGGGTAGTCGAGGTGATTGATAACATCCCACGCAGGTTTACCCACTTGATCAAGTATGAATCCACAACCATCGACCCCCTGCAGGTACTGATATCACAGGAGATCACCTCTGTTCTTGATGTCATGGAGACAGGAACAGGAAGCCTGCTTGGTAACATCAGGGAATGCCATATGGAGGCTGAAGACAAGGTTGAAGAGGTTCTTGAAGAACTCAGTGAGAGTTATTTTACAGGCATTCTTGATCTCGGGCTGCCCAATACTCCATGTCTTGGTGTTGCAGTTGATCCACAGTACATGGGCGTAGCAGCTCTCGGAGGAACAAACTGGATTGCTGCACTGCGAGAAGAGGGTGTTCACGTAAGGATGCAGGCAATGAAGGGCGTAACAGATATATCACGTATGGAATTCATCACTGACATGTAA
- a CDS encoding glucose-6-phosphate isomerase family protein — protein sequence MIDLPLNNPDIRSGAEIRSVLADPSCVCEGPLYEMYRGVCRNNSDKEWFDVQQIRYDVTRIPSRTICKEWIKTKGHYHPLSPDGLAYPEIYEVLEGAAYYLLQKRDLSDIVLVRAEKGDLILIPPGYGHITVNPTMETLTMANLVSSAFASQYLPYEELKGGAYYIFSDGGMKKNPAYPADIPDIRIVDATGTHLPEPFPDKSLYDLVGDVMRLRFLNHPREFEDLYPGLYLYT from the coding sequence ATGATAGACCTGCCGCTCAATAACCCGGATATCAGGTCAGGGGCTGAGATCCGTTCTGTACTGGCAGATCCTTCCTGTGTCTGTGAAGGACCACTGTATGAGATGTACCGTGGGGTATGTCGTAATAATTCAGATAAAGAATGGTTTGATGTACAGCAGATCAGGTACGATGTTACCCGTATTCCCTCCCGCACCATCTGCAAGGAATGGATAAAAACCAAGGGCCATTACCACCCTCTCTCCCCAGACGGCCTCGCTTACCCCGAGATATATGAAGTTCTAGAAGGAGCAGCATATTACCTGTTACAAAAGCGCGACCTTTCAGATATTGTGCTAGTCAGAGCAGAAAAAGGGGATCTCATCCTGATACCACCAGGATATGGGCACATCACAGTCAACCCGACAATGGAGACCCTCACCATGGCAAATTTGGTATCATCTGCGTTTGCAAGCCAGTACCTGCCATATGAAGAGCTGAAAGGGGGAGCATACTACATCTTTTCAGACGGGGGCATGAAGAAGAATCCGGCATACCCTGCAGACATTCCAGATATCAGAATTGTTGATGCAACCGGTACTCATCTCCCTGAACCCTTCCCTGACAAGAGTTTATACGATCTGGTAGGGGATGTCATGAGGCTCAGATTCCTCAATCATCCCCGTGAGTTTGAGGATCTCTACCCCGGACTCTATCTCTACACCTGA
- a CDS encoding NAD+ synthase, producing MPDCSDIADQISDLLRATLKKSHASGYVVGLSGGVDSAVVAALCTRAVGSSQVLGIYMPSDVTPPVDGADVATLARVLSIQVETIPIGKIVDQYRMIPGFVESNYLIGNLMARTRMAVLYYVANRDSFLVCGTSNRTEFLLGYCTKHGDNAADVQPIVHLLKTDVWDLARFLGVPDSIISRAPSAGLWHGQTDEDELGICYAEIDAAIKSLDKSGWSPVSETEKKVAARCASSLHKQNPAPSLLNQV from the coding sequence ATGCCGGATTGTTCTGATATCGCAGATCAGATCTCTGATCTTCTTCGGGCAACATTGAAAAAATCGCATGCCAGTGGTTATGTCGTCGGTTTATCCGGTGGTGTTGACTCAGCGGTGGTGGCTGCCCTCTGCACCCGAGCTGTAGGTTCATCCCAGGTGCTCGGAATATATATGCCAAGTGATGTCACTCCTCCAGTGGATGGAGCTGATGTTGCTACACTTGCCAGGGTCCTCTCAATACAGGTTGAGACCATTCCTATTGGCAAAATCGTAGATCAATACCGGATGATTCCCGGATTTGTTGAGTCCAACTATCTTATCGGCAACCTGATGGCCCGTACCAGGATGGCAGTACTCTATTATGTTGCAAATCGCGATTCATTCCTTGTCTGTGGGACATCAAACAGAACTGAGTTTCTCCTTGGATATTGTACAAAACATGGCGACAATGCAGCAGATGTCCAGCCCATAGTCCACCTGCTCAAGACAGATGTGTGGGATCTCGCCCGGTTTCTCGGTGTTCCTGACTCGATAATCTCCAGGGCACCATCTGCGGGCCTCTGGCATGGCCAGACCGATGAAGATGAACTTGGAATCTGTTATGCCGAAATCGATGCTGCGATTAAAAGTTTAGATAAGAGTGGATGGAGCCCTGTATCGGAGACTGAAAAAAAAGTTGCAGCCCGGTGTGCGTCTTCCTTACACAAACAGAATCCTGCACCGAGTCTGCTTAATCAGGTGTAG